AATCCAGTTTTTGAGATTAAGTTTGAAAATGGAGTTCTTTATCAAAATGGTCAAGTGATTGATCGGGATCCCTTGGATTTTCTTTATGAAGTGACTCATAAGAGCCAACACCATTCAGACCTCCCTTTTGGTGGGGGAGCCATTGGATTTGTTGGCTACGATATGATTTCGCTTTATGAAGAAATTGGTCAAATTCCTCAAGATACAATTGGAACGCCAGACATGCATTTCTTCGTCTATGAGAGTTACATGGTCTTTGACCACAAGAAGGAAAAAATTCATGTCATCGAGGATGCTCTCTATAGTGAGCGTAGTCAAGAAAACTTGGAAAAAGCCTTAAACCAAGTGCTTGAGGAATTACGCATTCCTGCTCCAAATGAATTTGAAGACTTGGATCTATCTCCGTTAGACTTCAAACCCCATATTGCTCCTCAGAAGTTTGAGGAAATGGTGGAAACAGCTCGTGACTTGATTCGTAATGGCGATATGTTCCAATGTGTACTAAGTCAGCGCTTCTCAGCAGAAGTTACTGGAAATCCATTTGACTTCTACAGAAATCTCCGCGTGACTAATCCTTCTAATTACCTTTATTTCTATGATTTTGGTGATTATCAAATCATCGGTGCCAGTCCAGAAAGTTTAGTTTCAGTTAAAAATGGCATCGTGACAACCAATCCGATTGCAGGGACGCGCCCAAGAGGAGCTACGGATGAAGAGGACAAGACTTTGGCGACAGACCTGCTTTCGGATGAGAAGGAAACAGCAGAGCATCGAATGTTAGTAGACTTGGGACGTAACGATATTGGCCGCATTTCTGAAACGGCCAGTGTCCAAGTAACCAAGTATATGGAAGTGGAGCTTTTCCGTTATGTCATGCATTTGACCAGTGTGGTCAAGGGGCGTTTACTTCCAGGACTCACTGCCATGGATGCCTTGAAAGCAACACTTCCTGCTGGAACTGTTTCTGGAGCACCAAAGATTCGAGCGATGAGACGCATCTATGAACTGGAAACGGAAAAACGGGGCGTATACGCTGGAGCGATTGGCTACTTGTCTGCGACGGGTGATATGGATTTCGCCATTGCCATCCGAACGATGATTCTCAAAAATCAAACAGCTTATGTGCAAGCTGGAGCAGGGATTGTCTACGACTCCATCGCCCAAAACGAATACCAAGAAACCATTAACAAAGCTAAATCTATGACTAGAATTGGAGAACTAAGACCATGATTTTATTGATTGATAACTATGATTCTTTTACCTATAACTTGGCCCAATACATTGGGAATTTTTCAGAAGTGCAGGTCTTGAGAAATGATGATCCCAAGCTGTATGAAGAAGCTGAAAAAGCAGATGGTCTGGTCTTTTCTCCTGGTCCTGGTTGGCCAGTTGATGCTGGAAAGATGGAAGATATGATTCGTGACTTTGCTGGCAAGAAGCCGATTCTTGGGATTTGTTTGGGGCACCAAGCCATCGCAGAAGTCTTTGGTGGTAAGTTAGGTTTGGCTCCAAAAGTCATGCATGGGAAACAAAGCAATATCAGCTTTGAAGCGCCATCTATTTTGTATCAAGGCATCGAGGATGGCCGTGCAGTCATGCGTTACCACAGTATTTTGATTGAGGAAATGCCAGAAGACTTTGAAGTGACAGCTCGTTCTACTGATGACCAAGCCATCATGGGGATTCAACACAAAATCCTACCGATTTATGGCTTCCAGTACCATCCAGAGAGTATTGGAACGCCAGATGGCTTGTCTTCTATTCGGAATTTTATCGAGAAGGTTGTAAAGTGAGGAAACTAGGATGAAAGAGATTATTGAAAAACTAGCAAAATTTGAAAATTTATCAGGTGTGGAAATGACGGATGTCATTGAGCGTATTGTAACTGGGCGTGTAACGGAGGCGCAGATTGCTTCTCTCCTTTTGGCTCTTAAGATGAAGGGGGAAACACCTGAAGAACGCACAGCCATTGCCCAAGTCATGAGAGGGCATGCCCAACATATTCCAACTGAGATTCATGATGCTATGGACAACTGTGGTACAGGTGGGGACAAGTCTTTCAGTTTTAACATTTCGACAACTGCAGCCTTTGTCTTGGCTGGTGGTGGTGTTCACATGGCAAAACACGGTAACCGCTCGATTTCTTCTAAATCTGGTTCTGCAGATGTTCTCGAAGCCTTGGGTATCAACCTAGACCTCAAACCAGCTGAACTAGGTAAGGTTTTTGATAAAACTGGCATTGTCTTTCTCTTTGCTAAAAATATGCATCCAGCCATGAAATACATCATGCCAGCTCGTTTGGAATTGGGAATTCCAACGATTATGAACTTGACTGGTCCCCTAATTCACCCAATGGCTTTGGAAACACAGCTTCTTGGAATTAGTCGTCCAGAATTGCTAGAAAGTACAGCTCAGGTATTGAAAAATATGGGTCGCAAACGTGCCATCGTGGTTGCTGGACCAGAAGGACTGGATGAAGCTGGTTTGAATGGAACAACCAAGATTGCACTTCTTGAAAATGGCGAAATTACCTTGTCAAGCTTTACTCCAGAGGATTTGGGGATGGAGCGCTACGCTATCGAAGATATTCGTGGAGGCAATGCTCAGGAAAATGCAGAAATTTTGCTCAGCGTTCTTAAAAATGAACCAAGTCCATTCTTGGAAACGACAGTTTTAAATGCTGGTCTTGGTTTCTATGCTAATGGTAAGGTAGCTAGTATCAAGGATGGAGTTGCCTTGGCTCGTCAAGTGATTGCTAGTGGCAAGGCCCTTGAAAAACTCAGACTGTTACAGGAGTACCAAAAATGAGTCAGGAATTTTTAGCACGAATCTTGGAGCAGAAGGCGCGTGAGGTCGAGCAGATGGAGCTGGAGGAAATCCAGCCTCTGCGCCAGACCTATTGCTTGGCTGACTATCTAAAACAACACCAAGACCGTTTACAGGTAATCGCTGAGGTCAAGAAGGCTAGCCCTAGTCTGGGAGATATCAATCTAGATGTGGATATTGTGCAACAGGCCCAGACTTATGAAGAAAACGGAGCAGTGATGATTTCTGTTCTGACAGATGAAGTTTTCTTTAAAGGACATTTGGATTATCTACGAGAGATTTCCAGTCAGGTACAGATTCCGACGCTCAACAAGGACTTTATTATTGATGAAAAGCAAATCATTCGCGCTCGCAATGCAGGTGCGACAGTCATCCTGCTCATTGTGGCAGCCTTGTCAGAAGAACGTCTTAAGGAACTTTATGACTATGCGACAGAGCTTGGTCTGGAAGTCTTAGTGGAGACTCACAATCTAGCTGAACTAGAGGTAGCTCACCGCCTTGGGGCTCAAATTATCGGGGTCAATAATCGCAACTTGACCACCTTTGAAGTTGACTTGCAGACCAGTGTAGATTTGGCTAAACATTTCAAAGATGATTGCTTGTACATTTCTGAATCTGCTATTTTTACAGGACAGGATGCGGAACGAGTAGCGCCATACTTTAACGGAATTTTAGTAGGGACAGCTCTCATGCAGGCAGAAGATGTAGCCCAAAGAATCAAGGAGTTGCAGATTGACAAAGGTTAAGATTTGTGGACTATCGACCAAGGAAGCGGTGGAAACAGCCGTATCAGCAAGAGCAGACTACATCGGCTTTGTCTTTGCACCTAGTAAAAGACAGGTGGCTTTGGATCAGGCTTCTGAGCTGGCAAAGCTTATTCCTGCAGGTGTCAAAAAGGTTGGTGTATTTGTTTCACCAAGTCGGGCAGAACTGTTAGAAGTCATTGACAAAGTTGGCTTGGACTTGGTTCAAGTTCATGGTCAGGTGGCAGATGATTTATTTGAGAATTTGCCTTGTGCCAGTATTCAGGCTGTGCATGTGGATGGAGAGGGTCATGTGCCCAATTCTCAGGCAGACTATCTACTCTTTGATGCCCCTGTGGCTGGGAGTGGCCAGACCTTTGACTGGGCTCAACTGGATACGATTGGACTAACTCAGCCTTTCTTTATCGCAGGTGGGCTTAAGGAAGACAATGTAGTAAAAGCAATTCAACACTTTTCTCCCTATGCAGTAGATGTATCAAGCGGAGTGGAGACAGACGGACAAAAAGATCATGAAAAGATTAGAAGATTTATAGAGAGGGTAAAGAATGGCATATCAAGAACCAAATAAAGATGGATTTTACGGAAAATTCGGCGGACGTTTTGTCCCAGAAACATTGATGACAGCAGTTTTGGAGTTGGAGAAGGCCTATCGTGAAAGTCAGGAAGATCCAAGTTTCCAAGAGGAATTAAACCAACTCTTGCGTCAGTACGTGGGACGCGAAACTCCCCTTTATTACGCAAAAAATTTGACTCAGCATATCGGAGGAGCCAAGATTTATCTTAAACGTGAAGACCTCAACCATACAGGGGCCCACAAGATTAACAATGCCTTGGGACAAGTTCTTCTGGCTAAACGCATGGGTAAAAAGAAAATTATCGCAGAAACAGGTGCTGGTCAGCACGGTGTAGCAACTGCAACTGCTGCAGCCCTCTTTAACATGGAATGTACTATCTACATGGGTGAGGAAGATGTCAAACGCCAAGCCCTTAATGTCTTCCGTATGGAGCTTTTGGGAGCCAAGGTCGAGGCTGTGACTGATGGTTCGCGCGTGCTCAAGGATGCGGTCAATGCAGCCCTTCGTTCATGGGTGGCTAATATCGATGATACCCACTATATCCTTGGCTCTGCCTTAGGACCTCATCCATTCCCAGAAATCGTTCGTGACTTCCAAAGTGTCATCGGTCGAGAAGCTAAACAACAGTACCGTGACTTAACAGGTCAAGATTTACCAGATGCCCTAGTAGCTTGTGTTGGTGGTGGTTCTAACGCTATCGGTCTCTTCCATCCATTTGTAGAAGATGAGTCAGTAGCTATGTATGGAGCTGAAGCGGCTGGACTTGGTGTGGATACAGAGCACCACGCAGCTACCTTGACCAAGGGGCGTCCAGGTGTTCTTCACGGTTCCCTCATGGATGTGCTCCAAGATGCCCATGGTCAAATTCTTGAAGCCTTCTCTATCTCAGCAGGTTTGGACTATCCTGGTATCGGTCCAGAACATTCTCACTACCACGATATTAAACGTGCCAGCTATGTCCCTGTGACAGACGAAGAAGCCTTGGAAGGATTCCAACTCTTGTCTCGTGTGGAAGGAATTATCCCAGCCTTGGAATCTAGCCATGCTATCGCTTTTGCAGTGAAATTGGCCAAAGAACTTGGACCAGACAAAGCCATGATAGTATGTCTATCAGGTCGTGGGGACAAGGATGTGGTTCAAGTCAAAGACCGCTTGGAAGCAGATGCAGCAAAGAAGGGAGAAGCTCATGCCTAAGACACTAACAGAAAAATTGAATGCTATCAAAGCAGCTGGAAAAGGAATTTTTGTTCCCTATATCATGGCTGGAGACCATGAGAAAGGTTTGGCTGGACTCGGAGAAACAATACACTTTTTAGAAGATTTGGGTGTTTCGGCTATTGAAGTGGGTATTCCCTTTTCAGATCCTGTCGCAGATGGACCTGTTATAGAAGAAGCTGGCCTGCGCAGTTTAGCCCATGGGACTTCTACCCAGACTTTGGTTGAAACCTTGAAAACCATTGAAACAGAGGTTCCGCTGGTCATCATGACCTACTTCAACCCCCTCTTTCAGTACGGCGTTGAGAACTTTGTCAAAGATTTAGCAGATACAGCGGTTAAGGGCTTGATTATTCCAGACCTTCCTCATGAGCATGCCAATTTTGTAGAGCCATTTTTGGTAGACACAGACATGGCCTTGATTCCTCTAGTAAGCTTGACAACAGGGATTGAGCGCCAGAAAGAGTTGATTGAAGGGGCAGAAGGATTTGTCTATGCGGTTGCCATCAATGGGGTGACAGGGAAATCTGGCAATTACCGTGCAGACTTGGACAAGCACTTGGTGCAACTTCATCAAGTGGCCGACATTCCAGTCTTGACAGGATTTGGCGTATCTAGTCAAGCTGATGTAGAACGCTTCAATGCGGTGTCAGATGGTGTTATCGTTGGTTCGAAAATTGTAAAAGCTCTCCATCAAGGAGAGCCAATTCAGGACTTTATCAAACAAGCAGTAGCTTACCAAAAATAATCACACAAGCAGCGAGTAAGAGGAAAGGCACGAAAGGAAGTCTTTCCTTTTTCTTTTGCAGGAGAAAGGCTAGAATTCCCGTCGCAGAAGCAAACTGAATCAAGATGAGTAATTCGGTCGCACTAAAGACGAGAGCGCAAGAAGCTAAAAAGAGAAAATCCCCTGCGCCCATGCGGATATCGATAAAATGAGCCAAAATTCCAAGGACAAGGAAGAAGACCATGACTAGATTCCAGTCAGAGCAGACCATTAGAAGCAGATGAAAGACAACCCAGACCAGTAAGGGATATTCCTGATGGCGAAAGTCGTAGATGCCCAAGGTCAAACCAGCAGTGATTAGGATGACTTGACTCAAGGAAAGTAATTCCCAAAAGTAAAGCAGAAATATGAGTCCTAAGCTTAGTTCAAAAAGGGCATACCAGACAGGATAAGGAGCCTTGCAGTAGCGACAGCGAAAGCGATTGAGCACCTGTGAGAGAATCGGAATCAAATCTAAGGGACGCAAGGGAGTCTGACAGGAATCGCAGTGACTAGCTGGACTGATAATGGATTGCTCTGGAAAACGGTCAATGACCAAACCAAGAAAGGAAGCGAGAATGCTCCCGACAAGAAAAAAATAAAAATCAATCATACTTATCTATTCGTAAAAAATAGGAGAAGTAGTATAATGGAGAAACATAGACAAGATGGTGGGGTCAAGATGACAATTCGTTTTGAAGAAAAGGTGAGCACAGAAAACGCTCGGCTCGTCTGCCAATGGTCCAACTCCCTTGGCAAAGTTTTTCAAGAACAATGGATGGGAACAATGATTCCTTTTCCCTTGACAATTCAAGTCTTGCAAGATTTGGAAGGAATCTTTTCAATCTTGGAAGGACAAGAGTTTGTCGGGCTTATCCAGAAAATCAGGCTAGAAGGTAGGAATCTTCATATCGGGAGATTTTTTATCAATCCCCAGAAACAGGGGCAAGGCTTAGGTGGCCAGGCTTTAAGGAAATTTGTTAGTTTGGCCTTTAAAAATGGAGACATAGATAGTATTTCTCTAAATGTCTTCGAGGCAAATCAAGCAGCCCAGCACCTTTATCAAAAAGAAGGATTTGAAATCGTTCAAATGGTTGAAACACCTATACGAAAATACATTATGAAAAAGGGGAGATAGAAAGTAAAAATACTTGAAATCAATCTTGACTGCGATGATGAACCTGAATCAACCCTTCAAAAAGGACTGTATATAAATGAACGTTATCAGTGTTTAAAAACTAAAGAATATCAGGCACTTTTATCTTCCAAGTGTAGATAAATTTTCGCTAAACGTAAGATTGATATGAAATCTGTCTTTGGGCAGATAAAGGTTTGTTTGGGTTATAAGAGATGTCATCTGAGAGGTAAGCTTCAAGAGAGAATTGATATGGGATTCGTACTCATGGCCAACAACCTGCTGTAATATAATAAGAGAAAGAAGCAAAATTAAAAAGCTAGAGTTCCACAATTGGAAATCTCTAGCTTTTTGTTTTCTGAGAATCATCTTGACTCAGACTCTTTTGACTAATGTTACTAAAAAGATAAAGTAACTTTTAGCCTTATTTATCGTCGCCACTCAACATGTTTTTGATACCTTCTACAGCACCTTCTACAGCGTCTTTGGCATCTTCTGCAACTTCTTTTACTTTAGAAACAACTTTTTCAGCTGCTCCTTCTTTTTCCATTTTTTCATCACCGATGGCTTTCCCAACACCTTCTTTAATAGAACCTTTAGCTTGATTTAATTTTTCTTCTACTGACATGATAATTTCTCCTGTTATATTTATTTTATCTTAGTTTACACGAGTGTTTTCGTGAGATACTACACCAGTTGCTGCACCTTTAACAGCTTCTACACCTTCGCTAACTTTTTCTTGAACAGTTGAGAAACCAGATCCAAGACCAGATTTAGCTTTTTCGAATTGTTCTGAAGCGAATTCTCCTGTTGATTCAGCAACGTCAGATACGCGATCTTGAAGGCTTACTGAATCTGCTTCATGTTGTTCTTTAGTTTTGATGTCGACAACGTTTACGTTGATTTCAACAACTTCCAAGTCAGTCATTTTAGCAACTTCTGAAGATACGATTTCTCTGATTTCTGAATATAAAGCTGGAACATTTTTTTGGTACTCAACAATAACGTTTAAGTCAACTGCAACTTGTGTTTTACCAACTTCTACGTTAACACCACTTGTTACGTCATCGCTGTTAACGATTTTTTCTTTAAGATTTGAGAAGAAACCACCGTCGATTCCCAAAAGACCTGAAACGTTTTCTAGTGACAGACCAATGATTTTTTGGATAACTTTATCTTCGTAAGTAAGTTCCCCTTTGATTTCGTGAGCTACAACAGTAGCATCTTTCTTTTCTACGTTAGTGTTTGTGTTTTTTTCGTTTGACATATGAAACTCCTTTAATTAAATTAGTAATTTTTATTTTTTATTTATCTATATAGTTTTTTTCGATATAGAATCCAGCTGCAACTCCCAGTGCTCCTAAAATCAATACAAATATTGTTTTGAAGAAGCCAAAGGAGACAATCAAACAAGCGAGAAATACGCCTATGAGACCAGCGATTATTGGATATCGATATTGTTTAAGCCATTCCATTTTTACTTCCTTACTTTACACGACTAGCAGTTTTTTTCTTTTGAGCTTTAGGCTGTGGCTGATAGTCTTTTACCAAGACGTCCAATTTCACCTGACGCTCAATACCAAAGAATTGCTTTAATCCATTAGCTATTTCATTTTGAATTAGCTGGCATCTGTCAGCGATGTTGTCCGAAGGAAGAATTTTACCTTCTACATGAACGAAACATTTATTTTTTCGTAAATTTACATGAACAGTTGGGTTCTTGATCAATCCATGATCACTCACCAAACTTCTAACAAAACCTTCGATTGCCGAATTCTTTAATTTTAATGTATCGTTTTTAGTTTCAAGTTGAATTTCCAAATAACGTTTAGGATAAAACAACACAACTAACATCGATAACAAAACTAAAGTTGATAGAGCCACTATCCCCCAGAATATATATCTAGAGAGATAGAATTCAATGAAATGATTCTGTCTCCAGCTAAATAGCTGAATACCTAGATCACTAACTTGATGATAATCTATCAAAACAGGAAGGAAAATTGTCAAGATTAAAATACAGAAAATAATTAAAAATATTTTCTTTGTTTTTGACATATACAATCCTTTCGATTTAACATAAAACTATTTTTACCCGTCTAATCTATTTAAAAATAGTTTATTCTACAAGTAATTATTTTTTACCTGTAAAGAATGATACTACAGTAACAACAATTGCTGCTCCTGCAATAGATGGGATCAAAGCCATTCCAGCGATGGATGGGCCCCAGCTACCAAGTAGTGATTGTCCAACAGATGCTCCAATTAAACCAGCAAAG
This portion of the Streptococcus mitis B6 genome encodes:
- the trpE gene encoding anthranilate synthase component I, which translates into the protein MERIIHGDVLSPILAYMRLKGQHKVILESIPRDKETARFSILAYNPVFEIKFENGVLYQNGQVIDRDPLDFLYEVTHKSQHHSDLPFGGGAIGFVGYDMISLYEEIGQIPQDTIGTPDMHFFVYESYMVFDHKKEKIHVIEDALYSERSQENLEKALNQVLEELRIPAPNEFEDLDLSPLDFKPHIAPQKFEEMVETARDLIRNGDMFQCVLSQRFSAEVTGNPFDFYRNLRVTNPSNYLYFYDFGDYQIIGASPESLVSVKNGIVTTNPIAGTRPRGATDEEDKTLATDLLSDEKETAEHRMLVDLGRNDIGRISETASVQVTKYMEVELFRYVMHLTSVVKGRLLPGLTAMDALKATLPAGTVSGAPKIRAMRRIYELETEKRGVYAGAIGYLSATGDMDFAIAIRTMILKNQTAYVQAGAGIVYDSIAQNEYQETINKAKSMTRIGELRP
- a CDS encoding aminodeoxychorismate/anthranilate synthase component II, whose amino-acid sequence is MILLIDNYDSFTYNLAQYIGNFSEVQVLRNDDPKLYEEAEKADGLVFSPGPGWPVDAGKMEDMIRDFAGKKPILGICLGHQAIAEVFGGKLGLAPKVMHGKQSNISFEAPSILYQGIEDGRAVMRYHSILIEEMPEDFEVTARSTDDQAIMGIQHKILPIYGFQYHPESIGTPDGLSSIRNFIEKVVK
- the trpD gene encoding anthranilate phosphoribosyltransferase produces the protein MKEIIEKLAKFENLSGVEMTDVIERIVTGRVTEAQIASLLLALKMKGETPEERTAIAQVMRGHAQHIPTEIHDAMDNCGTGGDKSFSFNISTTAAFVLAGGGVHMAKHGNRSISSKSGSADVLEALGINLDLKPAELGKVFDKTGIVFLFAKNMHPAMKYIMPARLELGIPTIMNLTGPLIHPMALETQLLGISRPELLESTAQVLKNMGRKRAIVVAGPEGLDEAGLNGTTKIALLENGEITLSSFTPEDLGMERYAIEDIRGGNAQENAEILLSVLKNEPSPFLETTVLNAGLGFYANGKVASIKDGVALARQVIASGKALEKLRLLQEYQK
- the trpC gene encoding indole-3-glycerol phosphate synthase TrpC, yielding MSQEFLARILEQKAREVEQMELEEIQPLRQTYCLADYLKQHQDRLQVIAEVKKASPSLGDINLDVDIVQQAQTYEENGAVMISVLTDEVFFKGHLDYLREISSQVQIPTLNKDFIIDEKQIIRARNAGATVILLIVAALSEERLKELYDYATELGLEVLVETHNLAELEVAHRLGAQIIGVNNRNLTTFEVDLQTSVDLAKHFKDDCLYISESAIFTGQDAERVAPYFNGILVGTALMQAEDVAQRIKELQIDKG
- a CDS encoding phosphoribosylanthranilate isomerase, producing the protein MTKVKICGLSTKEAVETAVSARADYIGFVFAPSKRQVALDQASELAKLIPAGVKKVGVFVSPSRAELLEVIDKVGLDLVQVHGQVADDLFENLPCASIQAVHVDGEGHVPNSQADYLLFDAPVAGSGQTFDWAQLDTIGLTQPFFIAGGLKEDNVVKAIQHFSPYAVDVSSGVETDGQKDHEKIRRFIERVKNGISRTK
- the trpB gene encoding tryptophan synthase subunit beta encodes the protein MAYQEPNKDGFYGKFGGRFVPETLMTAVLELEKAYRESQEDPSFQEELNQLLRQYVGRETPLYYAKNLTQHIGGAKIYLKREDLNHTGAHKINNALGQVLLAKRMGKKKIIAETGAGQHGVATATAAALFNMECTIYMGEEDVKRQALNVFRMELLGAKVEAVTDGSRVLKDAVNAALRSWVANIDDTHYILGSALGPHPFPEIVRDFQSVIGREAKQQYRDLTGQDLPDALVACVGGGSNAIGLFHPFVEDESVAMYGAEAAGLGVDTEHHAATLTKGRPGVLHGSLMDVLQDAHGQILEAFSISAGLDYPGIGPEHSHYHDIKRASYVPVTDEEALEGFQLLSRVEGIIPALESSHAIAFAVKLAKELGPDKAMIVCLSGRGDKDVVQVKDRLEADAAKKGEAHA
- the trpA gene encoding tryptophan synthase subunit alpha, which gives rise to MPKTLTEKLNAIKAAGKGIFVPYIMAGDHEKGLAGLGETIHFLEDLGVSAIEVGIPFSDPVADGPVIEEAGLRSLAHGTSTQTLVETLKTIETEVPLVIMTYFNPLFQYGVENFVKDLADTAVKGLIIPDLPHEHANFVEPFLVDTDMALIPLVSLTTGIERQKELIEGAEGFVYAVAINGVTGKSGNYRADLDKHLVQLHQVADIPVLTGFGVSSQADVERFNAVSDGVIVGSKIVKALHQGEPIQDFIKQAVAYQK
- a CDS encoding prepilin peptidase — translated: MIDFYFFLVGSILASFLGLVIDRFPEQSIISPASHCDSCQTPLRPLDLIPILSQVLNRFRCRYCKAPYPVWYALFELSLGLIFLLYFWELLSLSQVILITAGLTLGIYDFRHQEYPLLVWVVFHLLLMVCSDWNLVMVFFLVLGILAHFIDIRMGAGDFLFLASCALVFSATELLILIQFASATGILAFLLQKKKERLPFVPFLLLAACVIIFGKLLLV
- a CDS encoding GNAT family N-acetyltransferase translates to MTIRFEEKVSTENARLVCQWSNSLGKVFQEQWMGTMIPFPLTIQVLQDLEGIFSILEGQEFVGLIQKIRLEGRNLHIGRFFINPQKQGQGLGGQALRKFVSLAFKNGDIDSISLNVFEANQAAQHLYQKEGFEIVQMVETPIRKYIMKKGR
- a CDS encoding CsbD family protein; translation: MSVEEKLNQAKGSIKEGVGKAIGDEKMEKEGAAEKVVSKVKEVAEDAKDAVEGAVEGIKNMLSGDDK
- a CDS encoding Asp23/Gls24 family envelope stress response protein encodes the protein MSNEKNTNTNVEKKDATVVAHEIKGELTYEDKVIQKIIGLSLENVSGLLGIDGGFFSNLKEKIVNSDDVTSGVNVEVGKTQVAVDLNVIVEYQKNVPALYSEIREIVSSEVAKMTDLEVVEINVNVVDIKTKEQHEADSVSLQDRVSDVAESTGEFASEQFEKAKSGLGSGFSTVQEKVSEGVEAVKGAATGVVSHENTRVN
- a CDS encoding DUF2273 domain-containing protein, whose translation is MEWLKQYRYPIIAGLIGVFLACLIVSFGFFKTIFVLILGALGVAAGFYIEKNYIDK
- the amaP gene encoding alkaline shock response membrane anchor protein AmaP, giving the protein MSKTKKIFLIIFCILILTIFLPVLIDYHQVSDLGIQLFSWRQNHFIEFYLSRYIFWGIVALSTLVLLSMLVVLFYPKRYLEIQLETKNDTLKLKNSAIEGFVRSLVSDHGLIKNPTVHVNLRKNKCFVHVEGKILPSDNIADRCQLIQNEIANGLKQFFGIERQVKLDVLVKDYQPQPKAQKKKTASRVK
- a CDS encoding GlsB/YeaQ/YmgE family stress response membrane protein, with amino-acid sequence MLWSIIAGGLIGLLAGKITKKGSSMGIIANIFAGLIGASVGQSLLGSWGPSIAGMALIPSIAGAAIVVTVVSFFTGKK